The Candidatus Manganitrophaceae bacterium genomic sequence CGCTGGAAGGTCCGGACGATCGAAGCGGTTCAACTTCGGCCCGGCGAGAGCGTCGCCGACATCGGCGCCGGAACGGCCGATCTCTCGGTGCTTGCCGCCGGCGCGGTCGGAGGAAAGGGCCGGGTCGTCGCCCTTGACCTCAACGAGCCGATGCTCCGGATCGGACGGCGAAAGCTCGCCGTCCGCCGAATCGACCAAGCGATCTGCGCCCTCGGCAACGCCGAGCGCCTCCCACTCCCCGATGATTCGGTCGACGCCGTCATCACCGGCTTCTGCATGCGCAATGTCACCGATTTGGACCAGGCGCTCCGCGAGATCTATCGTATCTTAAAGCCGGGCGGCAAATTCGCCTGCCTCGAATTCTCCCGTCCCACCACCCCAACCCTCCGCAAGCTCTACGACTTCTACTCCTTCATCCTCCTTCCCAAAATCGGGACGTGGGTCTCCAAAGACCCCACCGGCGTCTACACCTACCTTCCCGACTCCATTCGAAAATTTCCGGACCAAGGAGGGTTAAAGAAAAGAATGGAGGCTGCCGGATTGATTGAGGTGGCTTATGAAAATTTGACCGGTGGAATTGTGGCGATTCATGTTGGGAGGAAATAGGACACGAT encodes the following:
- a CDS encoding class I SAM-dependent methyltransferase — translated: MFSSIARFYDLNNTLLSFGLHHRWKVRTIEAVQLRPGESVADIGAGTADLSVLAAGAVGGKGRVVALDLNEPMLRIGRRKLAVRRIDQAICALGNAERLPLPDDSVDAVITGFCMRNVTDLDQALREIYRILKPGGKFACLEFSRPTTPTLRKLYDFYSFILLPKIGTWVSKDPTGVYTYLPDSIRKFPDQGGLKKRMEAAGLIEVAYENLTGGIVAIHVGRK